A single Fundulus heteroclitus isolate FHET01 chromosome 4, MU-UCD_Fhet_4.1, whole genome shotgun sequence DNA region contains:
- the LOC105938865 gene encoding high choriolytic enzyme 2 isoform X2: protein MVPAFLFLLFLSGTSVLLSTAVDVDDDDDASTETPMLLDDIVIPDIKTRNADPCTARGCKWPKSGRFVYVPYEISSAYSEKERNRIIDALKSFRKSTCIRFVRRKSSHRDYIHFFSGQGCWSYLGRQKGGQKISLNRKGCFRFGTIQHEILHALGFNHEQVRSDRDKYVRIIFKNIEEGKRGNFEKKKTNNLGTPYDFNSVMEYPNKAFSKNGKPTIVAKCNPKLKFGQRIKMDVNDIARVNKLYKC, encoded by the exons ATGGTTCcagcttttcttttcctccttttcctctcaGGGACAAGTGTCTTACTG AGCACAGCGGTCGacgttgatgatgatgatgatgcctCAA CAGAAACACCGATGCTGCTTGATGACATTGTCATACCTGATATAAAGACCAGGAACGCAGACCCATGCACTGCCAGGGGCTGCAAGTGGCCCAAATCTGGACGCTTTGTCTACGTGCCCTACGAGATCTCCTCTGCCTATA GTGAGAAGGAGCGCAACCGCATCATTGATGCTCTAAAGAGCTTCCGTAAGTCTACCTGCATTCGCTTTGTCCGACGTAAATCATCTCATCGTGACTACATCCACTTTTTCTCAGGCCAAGG GTGTTGGTCCTACCTAGGACGTCAGAAAGGAGGACAGAAAATCTCCCTGAATAGAAAGGGCTGTTTCCGTTTTGGCACAATACAACATGAGATACTTCACGCCCTGGGCTTCAACCATGAACAGGTCCGCTCTGACAGAGACAAATACGTTCGCATTATCTTCAAAAACATTGAGGAAG GAAAGAGGGGCAactttgaaaagaagaaaactaacaACTTGGGGACTCCGTATGACTTCAACTCTGTCATGGAATACCCCAA caaagccttCTCTAAAAATGGGAAACCAACCATCGTTGCCAAATGCAACCCAAAGCTGAAGTTTGGACAACGCATAAAAATGGACGTCAATGACATCGCCCGTGTcaacaagctttataaatgct AA